The Impatiens glandulifera chromosome 8, dImpGla2.1, whole genome shotgun sequence genome includes a window with the following:
- the LOC124911177 gene encoding GDSL esterase/lipase At1g28600-like isoform X3 codes for MIPSLEKSLFVIFLLSSTAYRSTIGCYTSIFSFGDSLADTGNFLYISRSSGGKPTNVAFPPYGETYFHRPTGRFSDGRIIIDFIAQHLGLDLIPPYFGEHNAEIDHDLKLGMNFAVGGATALDNDFLKKMGIPVSVNNSSLLDQLSWFKQILPSFCDSNLSCKEFLKTYLFLVGEIGGNDYNNPLLNGNSSLEEVKTLVNPVIDVIGSTITELIEIGAVTLVVPGNFPIGCLPVYLNHFNDLAKQSDYDPKTRCINWLNDFSQYHNEKLLEEINKIRKLHPNVTIIYADYYNAAMDLFKSPSKYGFNEWPFEACCGGGGPYNANSSVRCGEPSSKICGDPSTYISWDGIHMTEAGYKWISKGLLEEYTFPLIESKCISSA; via the exons ATGATTCCTTCTTTGGAGAAATCTTTATTCGTCATATTTCTACTTTCCTCAACGGCATACAGATCTACAATCGGATGTTACACATCTATCTTCAGCTTCGGCGATTCGTTAGCCGACACCGGCAATTTTCTTTATATCTCCCGGAGCTCCGGCGGAAAACCTACTAATGTCGCCTTCCCACCCTACGGCGAAACCTATTTTCACCGCCCTACTGGCCGTTTCTCCGATGGCCGCATCATCATCGATTTCATCG CTCAACACCTAGGGCTTGATTTGATTCCACCATATTTCGGTGAACATAATGCCGAAATCGATCATGATCTTAAGCTTGGAATGAATTTTGCGGTGGGCGGTGCGACAGCATTGGATAATGATTTCTTAAAGAAGATGGGTATTCCAGTTTCCGTCAATAATTCATCTTTGCTTGATCAGCTGTCATGGTTCAAACAAATCCTACCCTCTTTTTGTGATTCCAATTTGA GCTGCAAAGAATTCTTAAAGACTTATTTGTTTTTGGTTGGAGAGATTGGAGGGAATGACTACAATAATCCACTCCTAAATGGTAATAGCAGCCTTGAAGAAGTAAAAACTCTTGTTAATCCTGTAATCGATGTGATCGGATCTACAATAACA gAATTGATTGAGATTGGAGCAGTCACTCTTGTAGTACCTGGAAACTTTCCAATTGGTTGTCTACCCGTCTATTTGAATCACTTCAATGACTTAGCCAAACAATCTGATTACGATCCCAAAACAAGATGTATCAATTGGCTAAACGATTTCTCGCAATATCACAATGAGAAGTTGCTTGAGGAAATCAACAAGATTCGTAAATTGCATCCCAATGTTACTATTATCTACGCTGATTATTACAATGCTGCAATGGACCTTTTCAAATCACCTAGCAAATATG GTTTTAATGAATGGCCTTTCGAAGCATGTTGTGGGGGCGGAGGACCGTATAATGCGAACTCGTCGGTTAGATGTGGTGAACCTTCGTCGAAGATTTGTGGGGACCCTTCGACATATATTAGTTGGGATGGAATTCATATGACTGAGGCTGGATATAAATGGATTTCAAAAGGTTTATTGGAAGAATACACCTTTCCTCTCATTGAATCCAAGTGTATTTCATCAGCTTAA
- the LOC124912561 gene encoding adenylate-forming reductase 06235-like: MHSLEKVDKFTSCRGVTFEIKSHSNLFAITSPPFQADEKSRTGLKSWVPSFKVASNSIASLSQRSLSKPSSHFCDLDLDLDQDILDEDNDLGHVTIDVNLEEPIKREIAKESRLSIILLDQGLFTVYKRLFAVSFALNLIGLILAATGHFIYARERATLFSISNIFVLTMCRSEAFLRVVFWLVVKLFGHSCVPLRLKTAVTSLLQSLGGIHSGCGVSSIAWLVYAIILTINNREKTSTEAIIVASAILVLLCMSSLAAFPLLRHLHHNLFERTHRLAGWTALILLWLFIILTTSYDPLTKSYSDHIAQRLFNQPEFWLTLAVSITIIIPWITVRRVPVRVSSPSGHATLIKFDGGVKPGILGRISPSPLSEWHAFGIISDGINEHMMLAGAVGDFTKTLVSHPPSHLWVRKVHFAGLPYLTNMYDRVLLVATGSGICVFLSFLQNFGREIMEMVSGFPEERIIVHDTMVLGRPDVSKMSVEMAKKFRAEVVIVTSNPQGSRDVVNACKAHGIPAFGPIWDS, encoded by the exons ATGCATAGTCTAGAGAAAGTTGACAAATTTACAAGTTGTAGAGGGGTGACCTTCGAAATCAAATCTCATTCGAATTTGTTCGCGATCACATCTCCCCCGTTTCAAGCCGATGAAAAAAGTCGAACCGGCTTGAAATCATGGGTTCCTTCTTTTAAGGTTGCTTCTAATTCTATAGCAAGCCTATCTCAAAGGTCCCTCAGCAAGCCTAGTAGTCATTTCTGTGATCTTGATCTTGACCTTGATCAAGATATTCTCGATGAAGACAATGATCTTGGACATGTTACTATTGATGTTAACTTAGAAGAGCCAATCAAGCGCGAAATCGCTAAAGAATCGAGACTTTCAATCATTTTACTAGACCAAGGTCTTTTCACGGTCTACAAACGTCTATTCGCTGTCTCCTTCGCTTTGAACCTCATCGGCTTGATCCTCGCAGCCACTGGCCATTTTATTTATGCTAGAGAAAGAGCTACTCTTTTTTCTATAAGCAACATCTTTGTTCTAACTATGTGTAGAAGTGAGGCCTTCCTTAGAGTTGTCTTTTGGCTAGTGGTGAAACTCTTTGGCCATTCATGTGTTCCACTTAGACTCAAGACGGCTGTCACATCTCTTTTGCAGTCTCTTGGTGGGATTCATAGTGGTTGCGGAGTTTCCTCCATAGCTTGGCTTGTTTACGCAATAATCCTAACCATAAACAATAGAGAAAAAACCTCGACCGAAGCCATTATAGTCGCATCCGCCATTCTCGTGCTCCTTTGCATGTCTTCTTTGGCTGCTTTTCCTCTCCTCCGCCACCTTCATCACAATTTATTCGAAAGAACTCATCGTTTAGCCGGATGGACAGCCTTAATCCTCCTTTGGCTCTTCATCATCCTCACCACTTCGTACGATCCACTAACCAAAAGTTACTCCGATCACATCGCACAAAGATTGTTTAACCAACCCGAGTTCTGGCTGACTCTAGCCGTGTCTATAACAATAATTATCCCATGGATAACCGTAAGAAGGGTTCCGGTTCGCGTATCATCTCCCTCAGGCCACGCCACCTTAATCAAGTTCGATGGTGGCGTGAAGCCCGGGATATTGGGACGTATAAGCCCGTCTCCACTTTCTGAGTGGCACGCATTCGGTATCATATCCGATGGTATAAACGAGCACATGATGTTGGCTGGGGCAGTGGGAGACTTCACCAAAACCCTAGTTTCACACCCACCAAGCCACCTTTGGGTAAGGAAAGTCCACTTCGCAGGCCTTCCGTATTTAACTAACATGTACGACCGTGTCCTACTCGTGGCAACCGGCTCGGGGATTTGTGTCTTTTTGTCATTCCTC CAAAATTTCGGGAGGGAAATAATGGAGATGGTAAGTGGATTCCCCGAGGAGAGAATTATAGTGCACGACACGATGGTTTTAGGGCGACCCGACGTTTCGAAGATGAGTGTGGAGATGGCGAAGAAGTTTAGGGCGGAGGTGGTGATAGTAACTAGCAATCCACAAGGTAGTAGAGACGTGGTTAATGCATGCAAGGCTCATGGAATTCCAGCTTTTGGTCCAATTTGGGACTCTTGA